AAGGGGCGGATGGATCGCATGGTGGCGCACCTGGCGGACACGGCCGAATTCGACCGTCCGCACCGCGTGCCATCGCTCTCGGCCGACCACCCGAAATACAACCCGACGGGCCGTTACTGGCAGGGCGGCGTATGGCCGGGTGCCAATTACATGGTCATCGACGGCCTCTACCGCAAGGGCTACCATGACCTTGCGCTGGAGGTGGCCGAAAACCATTTCAACGCCGTATTCGAAGTGTGGAAGAATACCGGGACTTTCTGGGAGTACTATGCCCCGGAGAAGATCGAACCCGGGTTCATGGCCCGCAAGGACTTCGTGGGCTGGGCGGGGCTGCCGCCGATCGCGGTGTTCATCGAGTATATCCTCGGCATCAAATCCGACTATTCCGAGGGGCGTATCGTGTGGGACATCAACCATACCGAGGCCCACGGCATCGACCGCTATCCCTATGGCCCCGAGGGTGTCGTGGGGCTGAAGGTCAAAGGCCGCAATTCAGCCGGGGACGTGCCCGCGGTGAGCGTTACGACCAACGTGCCGTTCGACCTGACGGTGACGTGGGGCGACGGGCAGAGCCGCACCGTCCGCGTGGAGAAAAGCGGCAGTGTGAAACTAAACTAAGGAACCTAACCTACCTATGAAAAAGATAACGACTCTTATGTGTGCCGTCGCCTTGTGGTGTTCGGCACAGGCACAGGCGCCCGCCCTGCATTTCGGCCGGGACGGCAAATTCCGGATCGCACAGTTCACCGACGTGCATCTCGACCTCGGTACGCCTTACCGCCGGGCGCAGGCGGAAAAAACCATCGCTCAGATGCGCTACATCCTCGATGCGGAGCATCCCGACCTGGTGGTCTTCACGGGCGACGTGGTGACGGGCAAGCCCGCCGCCCAAGCGTGGCACCGCGTGTTGGAGCCCGTCGCGGAACGCAACCTGCCGTTTTGCGTGGTGCTGGGGAACCACGACGCCGAGCAGGATCTCACACGCGCGGAGATCGGCCGCATCGTCACCTCGTATGCCGGCACGCTCAATACGCTCGGCGCCGGGGGCGAACTGGCCGACGTGGTGCTGGAGATCGCCGGGACGAAGAAACCTGCGGCGTTGCTCTACTGCCTCGATTCGCACGATTATTCAACAATCCCGTCTATCGACGGCTACGGTTGGTTTACTCAGGAGCAGGTGGGCTGGTTCCGCGCCCGCAGCGCCGCCTATACCGCGGCCAACGGCGGGAAGCCGCTGCCGGCGCTGGCGTTTTTCCATATCGCCCTGCCCGAATACGTCGCTGCATGGCGGAACCCCGACAATACGCATGTCGGCCGTGCCGCCGAGGATGAATGCCCCGGGGCGCTGAACCCCGGCATGTTCGCCGCGATGGTCGAGTGCGGCGATGTGATGGGCACCTTCGTGGGACACGACCACGACATCGACTATGTGGTGGCCGAGAAGGGCATCGCTCTGGGTTACGGCCGTTTTTCGGGCGACGATACGACCTACAACAACCTGCGGCCGGGGGTGCGCATCCTTGTGCTGACCGAGGGCGAGCGAGGCTTCGAGACGTGGATACACGAGCGCGACGGCCGGATCGCAGACCATGTGGAATTCCGCGGCGGGAAAGTCGCGAAAGTCGGAAATAACAACTGATTGCGCGATGAGGATTGGTGTGGATTTGGGCGGCACGAACGTGCGCGCCGGCCTGGTGAAGGATGGCCGCATCGTGCGGTTGCTCTCCGAACCCTGCAAAGCCGACCGCCCCGAAGGGGAGGTCGTGGATCATATTGCCTCGCTCATCGGGAAGCTCATCACCCCCGACGTCGCCCGCATCGGCATTGGCGTGCCGTCGGTCGTGGATGCGGCGCGCGGGATCGTCTACAATGTCGTAGGCATCCCGTCGTGGCGCGAGGTGTACCTCAAAGATCTGCTCGAAAAACGGTTCGGCGTCCCGGTATATGTCAATAACGACTGCAATTGCTTTGCTCTGGGCGTCAGCCGCTTCGGCGAGGCGAGCGCATACAGCGACGTGGTGTGCGTGGCGCTCGGCACGGGTGTCGGCGCGGGGATCGTGATCGGCGGCGAACTCTATTGCGGGCACGATACGGGCGCCGGGGAGATCGGGAGCATCCCGTACCTCGACCGCGACTACGAATACTATTGCAGCAGCCGTTTCTTCGTAGGCCGCGGCACGACGGGCAAGGAAGCCTACGAGCGTGCCCTGGCGGGCGATCCCGCGGCGCTGGCGCTGTGGCACGAATTCGGCGGGCACATCGGGCGGCTGGTGATGATGATTCTCTATGCCTACGACCCCGAAGCGATCGTTTTCGGCGGGAGCATCGCCCATGCCTACGGGTTTTTCCGGGAGGCGATGTACGAGCAACTCAAACAGTTCCCGTATGCCAAGACGGTCGAACGGCTCCATATCTGCTGTTCGTCGGTCGAACACGTGGGGCTGCTGGGGGCTTCGGCGTGCGAATAACGGGCCGGGGTTTTGATTTGTCCGTTTTTTGCCTTATTTTTACCTTGTGTTCCTGAGCAACCCCATTTAAAACAAGCCCGATATGAAGAGACTTATACCCCTCGTTGTCCTCTGTGCCGCCCTCTGCGGCTGCGGTAAGGTAATCCCCGCCGACGATGAAGTCGCGGTGGTGCCGCTCCCCGAACGTGTCGTGAAAGGGCAGGGAACCTTTTTGCTGACCGCTTCGACCGAAGCGGTGCTGCTGTCCGGCGACGACAGTCTGGCCTGTGTGACCGGGGCGCTCGACGAAGTGCTGGAACCGGTGTTCGGCAAAGGGTTGCGGGTGCGGCATGCCGACGTGCCCCTCGACGGGGCGCTGAATATCTCGTGCGGCGCGGCGATGCCGGCGGATGGCTACCGCCTGGAGATTACGCCCGGGCGTGCGGAGATTGTTGCCGGAAGCGCAGCCGGGGCGTTCTATGCGGTGCAGACCCTCCGCCAGCTGATCCCCGCTGCGGCTTACGGTGCGGCCAACGTGCGGGCCGTGGAGCTGCCCGTCGTGACGATCGAGGACAAACCGTGCCTGGGCTATCGGGGCATGATGCTCGACGTCTGCCGCCATTTCTTCACGGTCGACGAAGTGAAGGAGGCGCTCGACATCATGGCCCTGCATAAGCTCAACGTGTTCCACTGGCACCTTACCGACGACCAGGGGTGGCGTATCGAGATTAAGAAATACCCGAAGCTGACCGAGGTGGGTTCCGTACGCAGCCGTACGCTGATCGGCCGCGACCCGGGCGGCGAGTACGACGAAAACTGCAAGTTCGACGAAACGCCCTATGGCGGTTACTATACGCAGGACGAGATCCGCGACATCGTGGACTACGCCGCGAAGCGTTTTATCACGGTGATCCCCGAGATCGAATTCCCCGGACATGCCGTGGGTGCGCTGGCCTCCTATCCGTGGCTCGGCTGCACGGGCGAGCAATACGAGGTGCGCCAGACCTGGGACATCGACGATAGGGTGTTCTGCATCGGCAAGGAGACGACCTTCGAATTCATCGAGGGGGTGCTGGAAGAGGTCGTCGGCCTTTTCCCGTCGGAATACATCCATATCGGCGGCGACGAATGCCCGACGGTGATGTGGGAGAAGTGCCCGCATTGCAAGGCGCGCATGAAGGCCGAAGGGCTGAGGCGCCCGCGCCAGTTGCAGAACTACGCCACGGCGCGCGTCGAGAAGTTCCTGAATGCCCGCAAACGCCGCCTGATCGGCTGGGACGAGATACTCGAAGGCGATGTCACCCCGACGGCGACCATCATGTCGTGGCGCGGTGCGAAAGGGGGCATCGAAGCCGCCAGGCAGGGCAACCATGCCATCATGGCGCCGACCACGAACTGCTACCTGGATTACTACCAGACGCGAGATACGGCCCGCGAACCCCTTGCCATCGGCGGGTACGTACCCGTGGAGAAGGTCTACGAACTCGATCCTTACGAGCAGCTCACGCCTGCCGAGCAGGCTTGTATTCTGGGCGTGCAGGCCAACCTGTGGACGGAGTATATCGCGACATGGCCCCATGCCGAATATATGCTTCTGCCGCGCCTGAGCGCGCTGGCCGAAGTGGGGTGGAGCCTCGACCGGAAGGATTATGCCGGCTATCTGCACCGTGTCCGCCGCCTGGCGCGGATCTACGATGCCTGCGGGTATAATTATGCGCGGCACATTTTCGGAGAGTAGGGCGACGCCCGCATACGGACGGGGATCGGCTGAGTGTCGATCCCCGTTTTTTGTGCCCCGCAGCGGCACCGCAGGCCCTCGGGGATATTATCTCGGGTTTTGCACGGTGTGTTCGTAAATTTTTGCTATCTTTGGAGGCAAAAAGTGTGCGGATTATGGATTTGAAATACGTGCGGAGCGAATTGCGCAAGCTCTCGGAAATTGTTGAAGGCTGGAATGCCACCCAGGAGATCGGCTCCCTCGAGCGGGATCTCGCACTCGATAAATTGCGGACACTCTACGAGGCTGTGCGTTTCGGTACGGAGGAGGAACCCGCTGCGGCCGATGCCGTCCGGCAGGAGGCCGTCCCGACGGAGATCCCGGTCAGCCTTGACCTGGGCGAAGTGCTTTCGATCGAGCCGCTGCCCGTGGCGGAACCCGAATTGCCGTCGCTCTCCGGATCCGGGCCGGAACCCGAATCCGGGTTCATTGCGCCCCAGGCCGGTCTGCCCGTGGCGGAGCCCGGGGCAGCTTTCCCCGATTGCGATACCGCGGCGGCGGAAACGGTGGCCGAATCTGTGCAGGATTCCGTGCCGGCGGACGGACAAGAGCCGGCCGGGGGTGTTGCGGAACCTGCCGAAATTCCGGCGGAACCGGCTGCGGGGCAAACTGCGGAGGCTGAACTCCCGGTTGCCGGGCTGGTTCCCGATCCTGAAACCCCGGCTGCGGAAGAAATCCCTGCGCCCGAATCGACTGGAAATAGCGCCGGCAAGGAAGTGCCGGCTGAAAATATTGCGGCGGCATCCGAATCGCATGGGGATTCCGGCTCGCAGGAGTTTGCCCGTGTGCCGGGGGCATCCGGGCCGCAAGAGCCAACCGATCCCCGGGACGAGCCCGCACACCGGGAAGCACCCTCGGGGATGCCCGAACCGGAAGCAATTGCCGGAGCACGGGCGGAAACGGGCGTTACCCACCCGGCTCCCGGAGCGGGGGCGCATCCTGCGGCAGCGCCGCAGCCGATCGCGCCGACCTTGTTCGGCATCGAAGAGGAGACCCAGCGCCACCGCCATAAACAGCGGGTAATCATGTCGCTTTACAATCCCGAACCCACGGCTGCACGGCCGACGGCCGAAAAGCCTGCTCCGGCACCTGCCGCGGGGGACGCCGCAAAACCCGAGGCCGGGCGGCCGCAGCTTCCAACCGACAGTCCGGCAACCGACAGCCCGGAACCGGCATCCGGCCCTGGCGCTTCGGCTCCCGGGGCTCCGCGTATGTTCGCCGGGGATGAGGCCCCTGCCGAAGGTGCGTATGCGGCGTCCGTGCCGCAGCGTCCGGCGCCCGTGTCCGACACCGGGGATGACGACGAAGAGCCCGATTTCGAGGAGATTACCCTTGCAGGGAACGGGGCGCCGAATAACGGGGCCGTACTGGGCGAAGTGATCAACCATGACAAACAGACGCTGGCCGATACGATTGTGCCGCCGCGCGACATGGCCTCGGAACTGCGCCGCAGCGAGCCCGTCACCGACCTCAGGCGTGCCATCGGCATCAACGACAAGTTCCTGATGATCCGCGACCTGTTCGACGGCGATGCCCGGGCTTACGAAGCGGCGCTCGACAAGCTCGATGCCTTCGGCGATTTCGACGACTGCATGATCTACATTGCCGAGAATTATGCCTGGAATGCCAATTCCGACGGCGCGAAGTTCCTGATGGAACTGCTCGAACGTAAATTCGCATAGCCCCATGGCCAAGCTCTATATCGTACCTACGCCGATCGGGAACCTCGACGATATCACGCTGCGGGCGGTCAATGTGCTGCGTGAGGTGGATTTCATCCTCGCCGAGGATACGCGTACTACGTCGTTCCTGCTCAGACACCTCGGTATCGAGAAAAAACTCCATTCGCACCACAAGTTCAACGAACACGCCACGGTCAAGATGGTGGCCGGGTCGATTGCCGCCGGACGCAATGCCGCGTTGGTTTCGGACGCCGGGACACCCGGTATCTCCGACCCGGGGTTCCTGCTCGTCAGGACTTGTGTCGAGGCCGGCATCGAGGTCGAGACCCTGCCCGGTGCCACGGCGCTCATCCCCGCCCTTGTGCAGAGCGGCTTCCCGTGCGACCGGTTTTGTTTCGAGGGGTTCCTGCCCCAGAAAAAGGGGCGGGCGAAGCAGTTGCAGGCGCTCGCCGACGAGGAGCGTACGATGATATTTTATGAATCGCCCTACCGGGTGGTGAAATGCCTCGAACAGTTTGCCGAAGTGTTCGGCCCCGGGCGCCGGGTGTCCGTATCGCGCGAACTGACCAAGAAGTTCGAGCAGACCGTGCGGGGCACTGTCGCCGAGGTGCTGGAGCATTTCCGCACGACCGAACCCAAAGGCGAATTCGTGATCGTGCTGGCCGGAAAACCCAAGCCCGGACGGGAAACGCAGGGGGACGGCGACGAACAAAAGATCGGATATGATGAATAACAACGATACGCATCGGGTCAAACGCTCTTTCTCGGCATGGCTGGGGGAGATGCGCGAATTCCTCCGGGGGCGTTTCAGCCTCGATGAGGACAAGGCGCAGCGCGACGAGGTCGTGGCGTCGATTTCCAAGGGGGTGGTATTTCGCGGGGTCAACCTGTGGGTACTGATCTTTGCGACGATGATCGCGTCGCTGGGCCTGAATGTCAACTCGGCCGCCGTGATCATCGGCGCCATGCTCATCTCGCCCATCATGGGGCCGATCATGGGCATCGGCCTTTCGCTGGGTATCAACGATTTCGAACTGCTCAAAAAGTCGCTGCGCAATTATGCGCTGATGTTCGTCGTGGCGATCGTCACCTCGACGGTCTATTTCCTGGTGTCGCCCCTGTCGTCGAACAGCAGCGAGTTGCTGGCACGCACCGTGCCGACGACCTACGACGTGCTGATCGCATTGTTCGGCGGTCTGGCGGGCATCGTGGCGCAGACGCGGCAGGATCGCACGTCGACCGTGATCCCGGGCGTGGCGATCGCTACGGCGCTGATCCCGCCCCTCTGTACCGCGGGCTTCGGCCTTGCCACGGGGCAGATGCGCTTCTTCTTCGGGGCGTTCTACCTCTTTTTCATCAACTCGGTATTCATCGCCCTGGCGACCTATGCCATGGTGCGGTTCCTGAAATACGAGAAAAAGGCGTTCATCGACAAGGTGCGCGAGCGCAACGTGAAGCGGCTGATGATGGTCATCACGCTGGTGACCTTCATCCCGAGCGTCGTCATCGGGTTCCACATGGTCAGGGTGTCGCTTTTCGAAGCGGCGGCCGACAAATATGTCTCGCAGGTATTCAATTTCCCCCATACGCGCGTGATCGAGTGTAATAAGCGTTACGCGCACCGCGGGCATCCGTCGCAGATCGAACTGCTGCTCTTGGGGGAGCCGCTCGACGACGGGACGATCGAGAACGCCCGCACCCAGATGCGCAGCTTCGGGCTCGACAAGGCCGAGCTGGTCGTCCGCCAGGCGAACACCACGGACAAGATCGACGTGGCGTCGCTGCAACAGAGTTACCTCGAACTCCTGGAAGAGAAGAACAGGCGCATCGGCGAGATGGCTGCGCAGCTGAAACGCTACCGTGTCACGAATGTCGAGGTGGACGACATTTCGCGCGAGGTGGGCGCCATGACCACGAACGTCAGGGCCATATCGCTGATGAAGGGCATTACGTTCGACGTTTCGGGCACGCCGCTCGATACGACGCTCGTCTGCGTGGTCACGCCGAAAGTCCCTTCCGACTCCATCGACCGGACGACACTTGCGAACTGGCTGAGAATCCGCACCAAGGTCGCCAACGTAAAACTTTTCGTCGAACCGTAACCGCTGATTTGCCGGATGAAACGTACAGAGCTGAATTTCGTACAAAAGGTATGGTTGGAGTCCCTGTGGCTCGGGGCGCGGGTGTTTGCCATGATGCCCTACTGGTTCAAATACTACATTGTTGAAAACCTGCTCTTTTTCATCATATATTATTGCCTGCGCTACCGCATGAAGGTCGTGAAGGCCAATTTGCGGAACTCGTTCCCCGAAAAAAGCGAGCAGGAACGGGCGGCCGTCTGCCGCAGTTTTTACCGTACGCTTGCCGAGATTTTCGTCGATACGGTCAATATGGCCCACATGGGCGAGGAAAAAGGCCGTACGGTTCTCACCGTAAAAGGGTTCGAGGAACATTATGCGAAGGTGCACGGCCGCGACTGGATCGCCATGACGGCCCATTTCGGCTGCTGGGAGTATTGCTCCTACTGGGGGCTTTACGAACGCTCGCAGATGCTCGTGGCCGTTTACCACCCGCTGCGCAGCAAAGTGATGGAATGCCTTTACCAGCGCCTGCGCAACTACGAGAATTCGATGACCGTGGCGATGAAGGATTCGCTGCGCTTCTACCTGCGCAACCGGGAACGCGGCATCGAGGGCAAGAACCTCGTGATGGGGCTTATCGCCGACCAGAACCCGCCGCGCCGCCCCGACAGCCATTGGTTCCGCTTTCTCAACCAGGATACGATCTTCTTCGACGGCGGGGAGAAACTGGCGCTGCGCTGTAACCTGCCGGTCTATTTCGTCCGGATGGAGCGCTTACAGCGGGGACGTTACCAGATGTCGTTCGAACCGATCTATGACGGTGTGGAGGAGGTCGCCGAATACGAAATCACGGAACGCTACGTTAGACGTTTGGAAGCCATGATCCGCGAGCATCCCGAACTCTGGATGTGGTCGCACCGCCGCTGGAAACACAAACGCACGAATGCCAATCGTTAAAATCGTCATACTCAACTGGAACGGCGCGGAACATCTGCGCCGCTTCCTGCCGAGCGTCGTGGCCGCGGCTCCCGCCGGGGTCGGGGTCGTCGTCGCCGACAACGGTTCGACGGACGGGTCGCTGGCGGTGCTGGCGGAGGAGTTCCCGACCGTCGCCGTGGTGCGCCTCGACCGGAATTACGGTTTTGCGGGCGGTTACAACCGCGCTTTGGCGCAGGTCGAGGCGGATTATTACCTGTTGCTCAATTCCGATGTCGAGACACCCCGGGGATGGCTGGAGCCGATCCTCGGCGTCCTGGAGCGTGAGCCCGACGTGGCGGTCGTTTCGCCCAAGCTGGTTTCGTGGCTCGACCGTACGAGATTCGAGTACGCAGGGGCTTCCGGGGGCTTTATCGACTTCCTGGGCTATCCTTTTTGCCGGGGGCGTATCCTCAAGCGGGTCGAAGCCGACGAGGGGCAGTACGACGATGCCCGCGACGTATTCTGGGTCAGCGGAGCGGCTTTTTGCTGCCGTGCCGACGTGTTCCGCGTATTAGGGGGCTTCGACGACGATTTCTTCGCCCACATGGAGGAGATCGACCTCTGCTGGCGCATGCAGCTCGCGGGTTACCGCGTGCGGGTCGTGCCCGGGAGTACGGTCTACCACCTCGGCGGCGGGACGCTGACGACCGATTCCCCGACCAAGGTGTTCTACAACCATCGCAATAACCTGGCGATGCTCTACAAGTGTGCTTCTCCCGTACAGCGTGCCGTCGTGGCCGTCGTGCGCCCCGTGCTCGACCTGATGGCTGCATTGTCGTACCTGGCACAGGGGCGGGGCGATAATTTCCGTGCCGTATTCCGCGCCTGGCGCGATTTCCTCCGCTGGCACGGCAGCCTGTCGCGCAAGCGGAAGGAGATTCGGCAGCAGTGCAGGGGAACGGTCGCCGGGAAGGTTTACCGCGGTTCCGTAGTCCTGCGTTACCTTTTGGGGCGAAAGACCTTCGGGCGGATGATGTGACCCGGCGGAAAAACTCAGGACGGAGATATGCCTTCCGGTGGAATAACCTAAAATAAGACCTCCCGGTTTTGCCGGGAGGTCTTATTTTAAACAGTATTCGGTGTTTTCCTACTTGTTGATTTTCGCCCACGAATCCTTGAGCGTCACCGTGCGGTTGAACACGGGGTGTTCGGGTGTCGAGTCGGTGTCGGGACAGAAGTAGCCTACGCGCTCGAACTGCACGGCCTGCCCTATGGGTATGTCGCGCAGCGACGGCTCCAGGTAGCCCGTGACCTTGACCATGGATTCGGGGTTGAGGTTGTCCTCCCAGGTCTGTCCTTCCTCCACGTCGTCGGGGTTCTCCTTCGTGAAGAGCGGGTTGAACAAGCGGATTTCGGCCTCCACGGCATCTTTGGCCGATACCCAGTGGATGACACCCTTCACGCGGCGGCCGTCGCTCGACGACCCTCCGCCCGACATCGGGTCGTAGGTGCAGCGCAGCTCGGTGATGTTGCCCGCGGCATCCTTGATGACCTCCTCGCACCTGATCAGGTACGAATAGCGCAGGCGCACCTCGCCGCCGGGTGCCAGGCGGAAGAACTTTTTGGGCGGCTCCTCCATGAAATCGTCGCGCTCGATGTAGATGACCTTCGAGAAGGGCACCTGCCGCGTGCCGGCCGATTCGTCCTCGGGGTTGTTGATCGCCGTGAAGAGCTCGGTCTTGCCTTCCTCGTAGTTGGTGATGACCACCTTCAGCGGGTTGAGCACTGCCATGCGGCGCTCTGCGATCTTGTTCAGGTCTTCGCGCACGCAGTATTCGAGCTTGCCCAGGTCGATCACGTTGTCGCGCTTGGCTACGCCCACCATCTCGGCGAAGTTCCGCACCGAGGCCGGGGTATAGCCCTTGCGGCGCAGTGCGCAGATCGTCGGCATGCGGGGGTCGTCCCAGCCCATCACGGCGCCTTCCTGCACGAGTTTGAGCAGCTTGCGCTTCGACATCATCGTGTAGGTGAGGTTCAGCCGGGCGAATTCGTACTGGTGCGAAGGGTAGATCTCCAGCGCCTGGATGAACCAGTCGTAGAGCGGACGGTGCACGTCGAATTCGAGCGTGCAGATCGAGTGGGTGATCTGCTCGATCGAGTCGCTCTGCCCGTGGGCATAGTCGTACATCGGGTAGATGCACCACTTGTCGCCCGTGCGGTGATGCTCGGCATGGATGATGCGGTACATGATCGGGTCGCGGAAGAGCATGTTGGGGTGCGCCATGTCGATCTTGGCGCGCAGCACCTTGGCCCCGTCGGGGAATTCGCCGTTTTTCATGCGGACGAACAGGTCGAGGTTTTCCTCCACGGAACGGTCGCGCCACGGCGACGGAGTGCCCGGTACGGAAACCGTACCGCGGTTTTCGCGGATCTGCTCCTGCGTTTGGTCGTCTACGTATGCCAACCCTTTTTTAATCAGTACGATCGCCCAGTCGTAGAGCTGGTCGAAATAGTCCGACGCATAGCGTTCGACGGCCCAGTCGAACCCGAGCCACTGGATGTCGCGCTTGATCGAATCGACATACTCCACATCCTCCTTGACGGGGTTCGTGTCGTCGAAACGGAGGTTGCACTTGCCTCCGTATTTCCGTGCCAGCCCGAAGTTGATGCAGATGCTCTTGGCGTGTCCGATATGCAGGTAGCCGTTCGGTTCGGGCGGGAAACGGGTCTGGACGCGCGTTTCGCCCTTGGCGATCGACTCTTCGATGATCTCTTCGAGGAAGTTCAGCGACTTCTCCCGTGTTTCGTTTGTTTCGCTTGCCATATGTGTATGTTTCGCTTGTTGTATGCTTTATTTCTTTGCCTTGGGGCCGATGTTGAACAGCTTCTGGATGTCCACCGAGAGCTTCACGACCTGCTGTGTGCCCATGCCCGTGCCGTCGTAGTGGAACACCATGCCCGCCTCGACGGCCAGCGTGCCCTTGAAGAATCGGCGGTCGTAGCCGACCCACGTGCGGTTATAGACATTTTTTGTCGTCGCGTAGAAAGGCTCGCCGGCATAAAGCCCGTCCTGTCCGTAGGTGACGGGGATGTCTTCGCCGACCGCGATGTTGCGCAGGGGTTGCAGGTTTTCGCCCAGATAGAGGTTGTTCTCAAGTTTCACGCCCCACTTGGTCAGCACGAAGTCGATCTGTGCACCGCACGGTTTTTTCCAGTTGTGGTCTACGCTGCGGCCGCGCTGCGGGGCGAAGAGGAACCCGGCCTTGATGTCGAAGTCGAAGTAGGCGTTGAATCCCCAGCCCGCATAGGGGTTTACCAGCAGGTTGTCCGTGACGTTCTCGTTGAGCTTCGAACCTGCGAAATGGAACATCGAGAAGGCATAACCGAAGTAGAAGCCCCGCTCGAGCGTATAGCGTCCCGCCGAGATGATGCGGAACATTTCGCGCGACTGCTCGGAATACATGCCTTCCCAGTCGATCGCCATTTCTACATAGGTATTCTCGCGCTCGGTGGATTTATAATGCCCGAGGAAACCCGAAAGGCGGTTGTGGTAGAACGCCGTCGAGTCGCTGAAGAACGCCCTCGAATAGTCGCCCAGCAGCTCCTTGCGGTCGAAGATACCGGCGTTGGCCTGTACGTTCTTGCTGTTGAACTGGTAGTATACGATAGGGCGGGCCTTGGTCAGGAACCGGGTGTCGTTGCCGAAGTCCTGCAACAGGTCGACACCGACCACCAGGCGGTTTTTCTCCATCCATTCCACGCCGATGCGGGGCGTGAGGCGGGCGCTGAAGAGCGTCTGCGATTCGTTGAAATCGTTGTTGGCGTATTCCCGGTTGTCGAAGCGGGTCGCGAAGTCGGCGCCGACGATCAGATTCTGTGCGCTGAGGCTTCCTCCCGCGACAAAGGCGGCGAACGACAGCATCAAGACTTTTTTGAGTGACATAATTCTTTTGAATTGAGACCCCAAAAATAGGTAAAATATTTATTATTTGACTACTTTTGACCCCGAAATCACTCATTTGCATACGTTATGCGTAAAATCACCAACGAAGAGCTGAACCGGCCCTCGGCCGGGGAGTTCGCCGCGATGGAGAAAATGCCCGTCGCGGTGGTGCTCGACAACGTCCGTTCGTTGCAGAACGTAGGGGCTTTCTTCCGCACGGGGGATGCTTTCGCCGTGGAACGCATCGCCCTCTGCGGCATCACCGCGACGCCGCCCAACCGCGACATCCACAAGACGGCGCTCGGCGCCGAACTGACCGTGCCGTGGACTTATCACAAGACGACGGAGGAGTGCATCGCCCGCCTGCGCGCCGAAGGCTACCGGGTCTATGCCGTCGAGCAGGTCGAAGGCGCCGTGATGCTCGGCGACTTCCGGGCGGAGCCGGGCGCGAAATATGCGCTCGTGTTCGGCAACGAGGTGATGGGCGTAGGGCAGCAGGCCGTGGACATGTGCCACGGCGCGATCGAGATACCTCAGGCCGGGACGAAGCATTCGATCAACGTTTCGGTCTCAGGCGGTGTCGTTTTATGGGATTTTTTTTGCCAAATCCGGCCAAAGCGTTAACTTTGCCGCGCTGAACCGCGGTTTAGCTGCGCCCCGGCAAAGCAGATGAATTTGGCTTTGCACCCGGCTTGCGCTATCACCCCGGTTTACAGGTGTTGATAAGTCTCCCTTTTCAAAGGGAGGTTTGGAGGGATTGTCGATATGGAATCGGCGTTTTTACGCCGTAATACGAATCCGATGGATTCCATACCGGAACCTTGCGAACAAATGAAATGTTGAATAAATCCATTGGGTTCGTAGTAAACTATGTCTGTAGAAAGTACTGTCAGGGCTGTGACCACCTACCGTCTGACGGAGATGAAACAGCGCGGCGAGAAGATCGCCATGCTGACTTCGTACGATTATTCGATGGCCAGAATCGTCGACGCCGCGGGTATCGACGTGATCCTCGTG
This Alistipes onderdonkii DNA region includes the following protein-coding sequences:
- a CDS encoding metallophosphoesterase family protein — protein: MKKITTLMCAVALWCSAQAQAPALHFGRDGKFRIAQFTDVHLDLGTPYRRAQAEKTIAQMRYILDAEHPDLVVFTGDVVTGKPAAQAWHRVLEPVAERNLPFCVVLGNHDAEQDLTRAEIGRIVTSYAGTLNTLGAGGELADVVLEIAGTKKPAALLYCLDSHDYSTIPSIDGYGWFTQEQVGWFRARSAAYTAANGGKPLPALAFFHIALPEYVAAWRNPDNTHVGRAAEDECPGALNPGMFAAMVECGDVMGTFVGHDHDIDYVVAEKGIALGYGRFSGDDTTYNNLRPGVRILVLTEGERGFETWIHERDGRIADHVEFRGGKVAKVGNNN
- a CDS encoding beta-N-acetylhexosaminidase yields the protein MKRLIPLVVLCAALCGCGKVIPADDEVAVVPLPERVVKGQGTFLLTASTEAVLLSGDDSLACVTGALDEVLEPVFGKGLRVRHADVPLDGALNISCGAAMPADGYRLEITPGRAEIVAGSAAGAFYAVQTLRQLIPAAAYGAANVRAVELPVVTIEDKPCLGYRGMMLDVCRHFFTVDEVKEALDIMALHKLNVFHWHLTDDQGWRIEIKKYPKLTEVGSVRSRTLIGRDPGGEYDENCKFDETPYGGYYTQDEIRDIVDYAAKRFITVIPEIEFPGHAVGALASYPWLGCTGEQYEVRQTWDIDDRVFCIGKETTFEFIEGVLEEVVGLFPSEYIHIGGDECPTVMWEKCPHCKARMKAEGLRRPRQLQNYATARVEKFLNARKRRLIGWDEILEGDVTPTATIMSWRGAKGGIEAARQGNHAIMAPTTNCYLDYYQTRDTAREPLAIGGYVPVEKVYELDPYEQLTPAEQACILGVQANLWTEYIATWPHAEYMLLPRLSALAEVGWSLDRKDYAGYLHRVRRLARIYDACGYNYARHIFGE
- a CDS encoding TIGR00341 family protein, with product MMNNNDTHRVKRSFSAWLGEMREFLRGRFSLDEDKAQRDEVVASISKGVVFRGVNLWVLIFATMIASLGLNVNSAAVIIGAMLISPIMGPIMGIGLSLGINDFELLKKSLRNYALMFVVAIVTSTVYFLVSPLSSNSSELLARTVPTTYDVLIALFGGLAGIVAQTRQDRTSTVIPGVAIATALIPPLCTAGFGLATGQMRFFFGAFYLFFINSVFIALATYAMVRFLKYEKKAFIDKVRERNVKRLMMVITLVTFIPSVVIGFHMVRVSLFEAAADKYVSQVFNFPHTRVIECNKRYAHRGHPSQIELLLLGEPLDDGTIENARTQMRSFGLDKAELVVRQANTTDKIDVASLQQSYLELLEEKNRRIGEMAAQLKRYRVTNVEVDDISREVGAMTTNVRAISLMKGITFDVSGTPLDTTLVCVVTPKVPSDSIDRTTLANWLRIRTKVANVKLFVEP
- the rsmI gene encoding 16S rRNA (cytidine(1402)-2'-O)-methyltransferase, whose product is MAKLYIVPTPIGNLDDITLRAVNVLREVDFILAEDTRTTSFLLRHLGIEKKLHSHHKFNEHATVKMVAGSIAAGRNAALVSDAGTPGISDPGFLLVRTCVEAGIEVETLPGATALIPALVQSGFPCDRFCFEGFLPQKKGRAKQLQALADEERTMIFYESPYRVVKCLEQFAEVFGPGRRVSVSRELTKKFEQTVRGTVAEVLEHFRTTEPKGEFVIVLAGKPKPGRETQGDGDEQKIGYDE
- a CDS encoding ROK family protein, encoding MRIGVDLGGTNVRAGLVKDGRIVRLLSEPCKADRPEGEVVDHIASLIGKLITPDVARIGIGVPSVVDAARGIVYNVVGIPSWREVYLKDLLEKRFGVPVYVNNDCNCFALGVSRFGEASAYSDVVCVALGTGVGAGIVIGGELYCGHDTGAGEIGSIPYLDRDYEYYCSSRFFVGRGTTGKEAYERALAGDPAALALWHEFGGHIGRLVMMILYAYDPEAIVFGGSIAHAYGFFREAMYEQLKQFPYAKTVERLHICCSSVEHVGLLGASACE